The following are encoded in a window of Bradyrhizobium sp. WBOS07 genomic DNA:
- a CDS encoding DMT family transporter, translating into MPLFKNLSAYDDRSARLAGIGLMLLSIFMFSFGDAMGKFLVGTYSVGQLLFLRACAALLLLSPLIWTQRHQFLHLERPGLQFIRVVLSTLEVAAFFLATVYLPLADVITYYLAGPIFVTAMSAIFLGEKVGWRRWTAILIGFCGVLIALRPSAQTVSLPALIALGGSLSFATLMLITRSLRKTPDIVMASTQFVGTFSLGAVLSAFNWVPPTPGSLVIFAAAGLVSVTALFCVNRSLKLAPASVVVPYQYSMIVWAVIFGFVVFGDVPSVATLVGAAIIIGAGFYIYLRERDLGRPSEEVNPPA; encoded by the coding sequence ATGCCCCTCTTCAAGAACCTCTCCGCCTATGACGACCGCTCCGCGCGGCTGGCCGGCATCGGGCTCATGCTGCTGTCGATCTTCATGTTCTCGTTCGGCGATGCCATGGGCAAGTTCCTGGTCGGGACTTATTCGGTGGGGCAGCTGCTGTTCCTGCGCGCCTGCGCGGCGCTGCTGTTGCTGTCGCCGCTGATCTGGACCCAGCGTCACCAGTTTCTGCATCTGGAACGGCCGGGCTTGCAGTTCATTCGCGTCGTGCTCTCGACGCTGGAGGTCGCCGCCTTCTTTCTTGCGACCGTCTACCTGCCGCTTGCCGACGTCATCACCTATTATCTCGCCGGCCCGATCTTCGTCACCGCGATGTCGGCGATCTTCCTGGGGGAGAAGGTCGGCTGGCGGCGCTGGACCGCGATCCTGATCGGCTTCTGCGGCGTGCTGATCGCGCTGCGGCCATCGGCCCAGACCGTCAGCCTGCCGGCGCTGATCGCGCTCGGCGGCAGCCTGTCCTTCGCAACCCTGATGCTGATCACGCGCAGCCTGCGCAAGACGCCCGACATCGTGATGGCGTCAACGCAATTCGTCGGCACGTTCTCGCTGGGCGCGGTGCTGTCGGCCTTCAACTGGGTGCCGCCGACCCCTGGCAGCCTCGTCATCTTCGCGGCCGCCGGGCTGGTTTCGGTCACCGCGCTGTTCTGCGTCAACCGCTCGCTCAAGCTGGCGCCGGCCAGCGTCGTGGTGCCGTACCAATATTCGATGATCGTCTGGGCCGTGATCTTCGGCTTCGTCGTGTTCGGCGACGTGCCGTCGGTCGCAACCCTCGTCGGCGCCGCGATCATCATCGGCGCCGGGTTCTATATTTATCTGCGCGAGCGGGATCTGGGGCGTCCGAGTGAGGAAGTGAACCCGCCAGCGTAG
- a CDS encoding GH1 family beta-glucosidase: protein MATTQLADTTSLRPDFIWGVSTSSFQIEGATREDGRGLSVWDIYCQSGAIKNHDTGDVACDHYHRYREDVGLMKALGVQAYRFSVAWPRVLPQGTGSANEAGLAFYERLIDALLAAGIEPWLCLYHWDLPQALEERGGWLNRESTTWFADYAALAARRFGDRVKRFATFNEPSIFTLFGRSLGKRDRGSEDELHRMIHHVNLAHGAAVDVLRASVAGASIGCIHNRQPCRPSSASEADAAAAARLSMYWNDVFPDPQCVGAYPASMRTAIEPHMQPGDMARICRPVDWFGLNHYSPVYVKANADSMLGYDFGDKPAGTPLTPIGWPIDPEAFRQTLESVHARYGLPIYVLENGYGSFDEPDQTGSVNDGDRIDFLKAYIEAMNAAASSGADLRGYFIWSLLDNFEWDSGYSNRFGLAYVDYVSLRRIPKASFGWYAELIKAWRSS from the coding sequence ATGGCGACAACGCAACTGGCGGACACCACGAGCCTGCGCCCGGATTTCATCTGGGGCGTTTCCACCTCGAGCTTCCAGATCGAGGGCGCGACGCGGGAGGACGGCCGCGGGCTCAGCGTCTGGGATATCTACTGTCAGAGCGGTGCCATCAAGAATCACGATACCGGCGATGTCGCGTGCGACCATTATCATCGCTATCGCGAGGATGTCGGCCTGATGAAGGCCCTGGGCGTGCAGGCTTACCGGTTCTCGGTGGCCTGGCCGCGCGTGCTGCCGCAAGGGACGGGCTCCGCCAACGAGGCTGGCCTTGCATTCTACGAGCGCTTGATCGACGCGCTCTTGGCCGCCGGAATCGAGCCATGGCTGTGCCTCTATCATTGGGACCTGCCCCAGGCCCTGGAGGAGCGGGGCGGCTGGCTGAACCGGGAGTCCACGACTTGGTTCGCCGACTACGCGGCTCTGGCCGCCAGGCGCTTTGGCGACCGGGTCAAGCGGTTTGCGACATTCAACGAGCCGTCCATCTTCACTCTCTTCGGCCGCTCGCTCGGCAAGCGGGATCGCGGAAGCGAAGATGAGCTCCACCGCATGATCCACCACGTCAATCTCGCGCACGGGGCTGCCGTGGACGTGCTGCGCGCGAGCGTCGCTGGCGCCTCGATCGGATGCATTCACAACCGGCAGCCCTGTCGGCCCTCCAGCGCAAGCGAAGCCGATGCGGCTGCGGCGGCGCGCCTGAGCATGTATTGGAATGATGTCTTTCCCGATCCGCAATGCGTTGGCGCTTACCCTGCGTCGATGCGGACAGCGATCGAGCCGCATATGCAACCCGGCGATATGGCGCGCATCTGCCGTCCGGTCGATTGGTTTGGACTGAACCATTACAGTCCGGTCTATGTGAAGGCGAACGCGGATTCGATGCTGGGTTACGACTTCGGCGACAAGCCTGCCGGCACCCCCTTGACGCCGATCGGCTGGCCGATCGACCCCGAGGCTTTCCGGCAAACCCTCGAGTCCGTCCACGCGCGTTATGGGCTGCCGATCTACGTCCTCGAAAACGGATACGGCAGCTTCGACGAGCCCGACCAAACGGGTTCGGTGAACGATGGCGACCGAATTGATTTCCTGAAGGCCTATATCGAGGCGATGAATGCCGCCGCCTCCAGCGGAGCCGATCTGCGCGGCTATTTCATCTGGTCGCTGCTCGACAATTTCGAATGGGATTCCGGGTACAGCAACAGGTTCGGCCTCGCCTATGTGGACTATGTCTCGCTGCGGCGGATACCGAAGGCTTCATTCGGCTGGTACGCCGAACTCATCAAGGCGTGGCGCTCGTCATGA
- a CDS encoding ROK family protein, producing MATDELVKTTTGIAHHGAERLPSVDIDSFNIEIKDEDGFLGDRASKGAFRDILEGWRKPLRKTGEDPFGKVPTEEINKKTLDAIMIGDDAEAAAVVHSAIEDFAQELAYVTRRFLKTKAWAKTERIIVGGGFRDSRLGELAIARAEIILKSDDFKIDMMPIRHHPDEAGLIGALHLAPSWIFEAHDSIIAVDIGGTNIRCGLVETGWKKAKDLSKAKVVHSELWRHADDEPTREGAVKRLTKMLKGLITEADKEGYKLAPFIGIACPGVINADGSIEKGAQNLPGNWESSKFNLPASLLEGIPQIGEHDTAILMHNDGVVQGLSEVPFMQDVERWGVLTIGTGLGNARFTNRRKENGKDRDSTENGKKKGKDSKKNDDE from the coding sequence ATGGCAACGGACGAACTGGTCAAGACGACGACGGGCATCGCCCATCACGGCGCCGAGCGGCTGCCGTCGGTGGACATCGACAGCTTCAACATCGAGATCAAGGACGAGGACGGCTTCCTCGGCGACCGCGCCAGCAAAGGCGCGTTCCGCGACATCCTCGAGGGCTGGCGCAAGCCGCTGCGCAAGACCGGCGAGGACCCGTTCGGGAAGGTGCCGACGGAGGAGATCAACAAGAAGACGCTGGATGCCATCATGATCGGCGACGACGCCGAGGCCGCGGCCGTGGTGCACAGCGCGATCGAGGATTTCGCCCAGGAGCTCGCTTATGTCACGCGCCGCTTCCTCAAGACCAAGGCCTGGGCCAAGACCGAGCGCATCATCGTTGGCGGCGGTTTCCGCGATTCCCGGCTCGGCGAGCTCGCGATCGCGCGCGCCGAGATCATCCTCAAATCCGACGACTTCAAGATCGACATGATGCCGATCCGCCATCACCCCGATGAAGCCGGCCTGATCGGCGCGCTGCATCTGGCGCCGTCCTGGATCTTCGAGGCCCATGACAGCATCATTGCCGTCGACATCGGCGGCACCAACATCCGCTGCGGCCTGGTGGAAACCGGCTGGAAAAAAGCCAAGGACCTGTCGAAAGCCAAGGTGGTGCATTCCGAGCTGTGGCGCCATGCCGACGACGAGCCGACGCGCGAAGGCGCGGTGAAGCGGCTCACCAAGATGCTGAAGGGGCTGATCACGGAGGCCGATAAGGAAGGCTACAAGCTCGCCCCCTTCATCGGCATCGCCTGTCCCGGCGTGATCAACGCCGACGGCTCGATCGAGAAGGGCGCGCAGAATCTTCCCGGCAATTGGGAGAGCAGCAAGTTCAACCTGCCGGCGAGCCTGCTCGAGGGCATTCCGCAGATCGGCGAGCACGACACCGCGATCCTGATGCACAATGACGGCGTGGTGCAGGGCCTCTCCGAGGTGCCGTTCATGCAGGACGTCGAGCGCTGGGGCGTGCTCACCATCGGCACCGGCCTCGGCAATGCCCGCTTCACCAACCGCCGCAAGGAGAACGGCAAGGACCGGGATTCCACGGAGAATGGAAAGAAGAAGGGTAAAGACAGCAAGAAGAACGACGACGAGTAA
- the obgE gene encoding GTPase ObgE has protein sequence MKFLDEAKVYIRSGDGGNGCVAFRREKFIEFGGPSGGNGGRGGNVIIEVADGLNTLIDYRYQQHFKAQKGENGSGSDRHGANGKNIVLKVPVGTQIFDEDRETLIHDFTKVGEKFVLAEGGNGGFGNAHFKSSTNRAPRNANPGQPGEERWIWLRLKLIADAGLVGLPNAGKSTFLSKVSAAKPKIADYPFTTLHPQLGVVNADGREFVLADIPGLIEGAHEGAGLGDRFLGHVERCRVLLHLVDATCEHAGKAYKTVRKELDAYGGQLTDKIEIVALNKIDAVEPDELKKQKERLKRAAKKTPLLLSGVTGQGVKEALRALAEVIGEAPVSAKAKSAAEAEPWSA, from the coding sequence ATGAAATTCCTTGACGAAGCAAAGGTCTATATCCGCTCCGGCGACGGCGGGAACGGCTGCGTGGCGTTCCGCCGCGAGAAGTTCATCGAATTCGGCGGCCCCTCCGGCGGCAATGGCGGCCGCGGCGGCAACGTCATCATCGAGGTCGCCGACGGCCTCAACACGCTGATCGACTACCGCTACCAGCAGCACTTCAAGGCCCAGAAGGGCGAGAACGGCTCGGGCTCGGACCGCCACGGCGCCAACGGCAAGAACATCGTGCTGAAGGTGCCTGTCGGCACCCAGATCTTCGACGAGGACCGCGAGACGCTGATCCACGACTTCACCAAGGTCGGCGAGAAGTTCGTGTTGGCCGAGGGCGGCAATGGCGGCTTCGGCAACGCGCATTTCAAGTCGTCGACCAACCGCGCGCCGCGCAACGCCAATCCCGGCCAGCCCGGGGAAGAGCGCTGGATCTGGTTGCGTCTGAAGCTGATCGCCGATGCCGGCCTCGTCGGCCTGCCCAATGCCGGCAAGTCGACCTTCCTGTCCAAGGTCAGCGCGGCAAAGCCGAAGATCGCCGACTATCCCTTCACCACCCTGCATCCGCAGCTCGGCGTCGTGAACGCCGACGGCCGCGAATTCGTGCTGGCCGACATTCCCGGCCTGATCGAGGGCGCGCATGAGGGCGCCGGCCTCGGCGACCGCTTCCTCGGCCATGTCGAGCGCTGCCGCGTGCTGCTGCACCTGGTCGATGCGACCTGCGAGCATGCCGGCAAGGCCTACAAGACGGTGCGCAAGGAGCTCGACGCCTATGGCGGCCAGCTCACCGACAAGATCGAGATCGTCGCGCTGAACAAGATCGACGCGGTCGAGCCGGACGAATTGAAGAAGCAGAAGGAGCGGCTGAAGCGCGCCGCCAAGAAGACCCCGCTGTTGCTGTCCGGCGTGACCGGCCAGGGCGTCAAGGAAGCCTTGCGCGCGCTGGCCGAGGTGATCGGCGAAGCCCCGGTGTCGGCCAAGGCGAAGAGCGCGGCGGAAGCGGAGCCGTGGTCGGCGTGA
- the rplU gene encoding 50S ribosomal protein L21, whose amino-acid sequence MFAVIKTGGKQYRVVPDDVLEVGKIEGEVGSIVQLNEVLVVGGDTPVLGIPTVAGASVAVEVLDHKRGPKVIAFKKRRRKNSRRKRGYRDEITVLRVSEILTDGAKPTKGPRPKREKVAKEPAAEAAE is encoded by the coding sequence ATGTTCGCAGTCATCAAAACCGGCGGCAAGCAATACCGCGTCGTGCCGGATGATGTTCTCGAAGTAGGCAAGATCGAAGGCGAAGTCGGCTCGATCGTGCAGTTGAATGAAGTTCTGGTGGTCGGCGGCGACACGCCGGTGCTGGGCATTCCCACGGTCGCAGGCGCGTCCGTTGCGGTCGAGGTGCTCGACCACAAGCGCGGCCCCAAGGTCATCGCGTTCAAGAAGCGCCGCCGCAAGAATTCGCGCCGCAAGCGCGGCTATCGCGACGAGATCACGGTTCTGCGCGTCAGCGAGATCCTGACCGACGGCGCCAAGCCCACCAAGGGCCCGCGTCCGAAGCGGGAGAAGGTGGCGAAGGAGCCGGCCGCGGAAGCCGCCGAGTAA
- a CDS encoding alkaline phosphatase family protein: MARAKNVLWIMCDQLRYDYLGCTGHPTLKTPNIDAMARRGVLFSKAYVQSPICGPSRMSFYTGRYMRSHGSHWNGWPLRVGEPTLGDHLKKIGVRNVLVGKTHMAPDLEGMKALGIPPESIIGVHVAECGFEPYERDDGLHPTGRPRPKYDDYLRQQGFEATNPWEHWANSGAADDGSLQNGWLLVHADKAARVPEEHSETPYMTRRAMDFISEAETDGRPWCLHLSYIKPHWPYIAPEPYASMYSTDDMIPAIRSMRERQNPHPVFGAYMDMRYSRNMARDDAREKVIPTYMGLITQIDDQMGVLMKFLEEHDLLDTTMIVFTSDHGDYLGDHWMGEKDLFHEQSAKIPLIIIDPSKKADATRGTRSDALVEAIDLAPTFVDYFGGKVPGHIIEGRSLLPLLRGPTPPDWRKVAFSEYDYAMQDVRLKLNQPIERCRLFMVFDGRWKYIHASGFRPMLYDLETDPEEYLDRGDDPDCAGIIARLQAELFDWALHPNGHITTPREKIAAYADNQLQVKNGVLIGIWDETELAAIKDGIAQRGKL; the protein is encoded by the coding sequence ATGGCGCGCGCGAAGAACGTTCTCTGGATCATGTGCGACCAGCTTCGCTATGATTATCTCGGCTGCACCGGCCATCCCACGCTGAAGACGCCCAATATCGACGCGATGGCCAGGCGCGGCGTGCTGTTCAGCAAGGCCTATGTGCAATCGCCGATCTGCGGGCCCTCGCGGATGTCGTTCTACACCGGCCGCTACATGCGCTCGCACGGCTCGCACTGGAACGGCTGGCCGCTACGCGTCGGCGAGCCCACGCTCGGCGATCACCTCAAGAAGATCGGCGTGCGCAACGTGCTGGTCGGTAAGACCCACATGGCGCCCGACCTCGAAGGCATGAAGGCGCTCGGCATCCCGCCGGAATCGATCATCGGCGTGCACGTCGCCGAATGCGGCTTCGAGCCGTATGAACGTGACGATGGCCTGCATCCGACCGGACGTCCGCGGCCGAAGTACGATGACTATCTGCGCCAGCAGGGCTTTGAAGCCACCAATCCCTGGGAGCATTGGGCCAATTCAGGCGCGGCCGACGATGGCTCCTTGCAGAACGGCTGGCTGCTGGTGCATGCGGACAAGGCCGCGCGCGTGCCGGAGGAGCATTCCGAGACGCCCTACATGACTCGCCGCGCGATGGACTTCATCAGCGAGGCCGAGACCGACGGCAGGCCGTGGTGCCTGCATCTGTCCTACATCAAGCCGCACTGGCCCTACATCGCGCCCGAGCCCTATGCCAGCATGTATTCGACCGACGACATGATCCCGGCGATCCGCTCGATGCGCGAGCGGCAAAATCCGCATCCGGTCTTCGGCGCGTACATGGACATGCGCTACTCCCGCAACATGGCGCGCGACGATGCCCGCGAGAAGGTGATCCCGACCTATATGGGCCTCATCACCCAGATCGACGACCAGATGGGCGTGCTGATGAAGTTCCTGGAAGAGCACGATCTGCTGGACACCACCATGATCGTGTTCACGTCGGATCATGGCGACTATCTCGGCGATCACTGGATGGGCGAGAAGGATCTGTTCCACGAGCAGTCGGCGAAGATTCCGCTGATCATCATCGATCCCTCGAAGAAGGCTGACGCCACGCGCGGCACGCGCAGCGATGCGCTGGTCGAGGCCATCGACCTTGCTCCCACCTTCGTCGATTATTTCGGCGGCAAGGTGCCGGGCCACATCATCGAGGGACGCTCGCTGCTGCCGCTGTTGCGCGGGCCAACCCCGCCGGACTGGCGCAAGGTGGCGTTCTCCGAATACGACTATGCCATGCAGGACGTCAGGCTGAAGCTGAACCAGCCGATCGAGCGCTGCCGCCTGTTCATGGTGTTCGACGGCCGCTGGAAATACATCCACGCCTCGGGCTTCCGCCCGATGCTGTACGACCTCGAGACCGATCCGGAAGAATATCTGGATCGCGGCGATGACCCCGATTGCGCCGGCATCATCGCGCGCTTGCAGGCCGAGCTGTTCGACTGGGCGCTGCATCCGAACGGGCACATCACCACCCCGCGCGAGAAGATCGCGGCCTACGCGGACAACCAGCTGCAGGTGAAGAACGGCGTCCTGATCGGCATCTGGGACGAGACAGAGCTCGCCGCGATCAAGGACGGCATCGCCCAGCGCGGGAAACTATAA
- a CDS encoding GNAT family N-acetyltransferase produces MLQDFSSVTLAEARPSVVATERLTLRRPTLADVRTIARLANDRRVAENTRRLPHPYSQDDAVEFIRATAALGAETVFLIEHDNGPVGMVGIDCSTPGNAELGYWLGVEHWGRGFATEAARGAIDFFFEEFEDEHLYAGARVTNPASRKVLEKCGFQWSGVQLHRFLALGSSTPVDCFRLSRGVWASLKSWSSARRMR; encoded by the coding sequence ATGTTGCAGGATTTCTCGAGCGTGACCTTGGCCGAGGCGAGACCCAGCGTCGTCGCCACCGAGCGGCTGACTTTGCGGCGGCCGACGCTGGCCGACGTCAGGACCATCGCCCGGCTCGCCAACGACCGCCGCGTCGCGGAAAACACCCGCCGCCTGCCGCACCCCTATTCGCAGGACGACGCCGTCGAGTTCATCCGCGCCACCGCCGCGCTCGGAGCTGAGACCGTATTCCTGATCGAGCACGATAACGGCCCGGTCGGCATGGTCGGCATCGACTGCTCGACACCAGGCAATGCCGAGCTCGGCTACTGGCTCGGCGTCGAGCATTGGGGCCGGGGCTTTGCGACCGAAGCCGCACGCGGCGCGATCGACTTCTTCTTCGAGGAGTTCGAGGACGAGCATCTCTATGCGGGTGCGCGCGTCACCAACCCCGCCTCGCGCAAGGTGCTGGAGAAGTGCGGCTTCCAATGGAGCGGCGTCCAGCTGCATCGATTCCTGGCGCTGGGCTCCTCGACGCCGGTCGATTGCTTCCGCCTGTCGCGCGGCGTGTGGGCCTCGCTGAAGAGCTGGAGCAGCGCGCGGCGGATGAGGTAG
- the rpmA gene encoding 50S ribosomal protein L27 → MAHKKAGGSSRNGRDSKGKRLGIKAFGGELVTPGNIIARQRGTTWHPGLNVGMGTDHTLFAKIEGRVAFQAKANGRTFVSVLPIAEAAE, encoded by the coding sequence ATGGCTCACAAAAAAGCAGGCGGTTCATCGCGTAACGGACGCGATTCCAAGGGCAAGCGCCTCGGTATCAAGGCGTTCGGCGGGGAGCTCGTCACTCCCGGCAACATCATTGCGCGTCAGCGCGGCACCACCTGGCACCCCGGCCTTAATGTCGGCATGGGCACGGACCATACCCTGTTCGCCAAGATCGAGGGTCGTGTTGCGTTCCAGGCCAAAGCCAACGGCCGCACCTTCGTATCGGTACTCCCGATCGCAGAGGCTGCTGAATAG
- a CDS encoding MaoC family dehydratase: MTDFDPTQHRMIPAQRWFEDFVVGERFVLPGRTQTPAIFAAFQTASGDTHPVHYDVEYCRSRGMPHLLAHGFQTLIHTAPGAGLFPFMVEDSLVGFLEQSSRFLKPVFADDTIYPALEVTELLPGRTTGAVTLRSTVFNQRKELVLEGMQKFLIRKRPAG; encoded by the coding sequence ATGACCGATTTCGATCCCACCCAGCATCGCATGATCCCCGCGCAACGCTGGTTTGAGGATTTCGTCGTCGGCGAGCGCTTCGTGCTGCCGGGCCGCACCCAGACGCCGGCGATCTTCGCGGCGTTCCAGACCGCGAGTGGCGACACCCATCCCGTGCATTACGACGTGGAATATTGCCGCAGCCGCGGCATGCCGCATCTGCTCGCCCACGGCTTCCAGACCCTGATCCACACCGCCCCCGGCGCCGGCCTGTTTCCGTTCATGGTCGAGGACTCCCTGGTCGGCTTCCTCGAGCAGTCGAGCCGGTTTCTCAAGCCGGTGTTCGCGGACGACACGATCTATCCGGCGCTCGAGGTCACCGAGCTCTTGCCGGGACGCACGACCGGCGCGGTGACGCTGCGCAGCACGGTGTTCAACCAGCGCAAGGAGCTGGTGCTGGAGGGGATGCAGAAATTCCTGATCCGGAAGCGGCCGGCCGGTTAA